Proteins encoded within one genomic window of Paenarthrobacter sp. JL.01a:
- a CDS encoding HhH-GPD-type base excision DNA repair protein — protein sequence MGRMELHITGDAAADQLLSEDSFALLTGMLLDQQVTMESAFAGPEKIRTRLGTLEPRVVAEQDPAGFVELFKERPAVHRFPGSMAGRVQALAAAVDSDWGGDASAIWTRGNPDGPEVLRRLRSLPGYGEQKAKIFLALLGKQCGLRAAGWQEAAGHYGEEGSYLSVADIVDPGSLAKVRASKQAAKAAAKAAKAPAS from the coding sequence ATGGGACGCATGGAACTGCACATCACCGGCGATGCCGCCGCGGATCAACTGCTCAGTGAAGACTCGTTTGCCCTGCTGACGGGCATGCTGCTGGATCAACAGGTCACCATGGAGTCCGCGTTTGCCGGTCCGGAAAAGATCCGCACCCGGCTCGGGACCCTGGAACCGCGCGTTGTCGCAGAGCAGGATCCGGCCGGCTTTGTTGAACTGTTCAAGGAGAGGCCGGCAGTGCATCGATTCCCCGGCTCGATGGCAGGAAGGGTCCAGGCCCTCGCGGCCGCGGTGGACAGCGACTGGGGCGGAGATGCGTCCGCGATCTGGACGAGGGGGAACCCCGACGGCCCGGAAGTGCTGCGCCGGCTCCGGTCCCTGCCAGGCTATGGCGAGCAGAAGGCCAAGATCTTCCTGGCGCTGCTGGGCAAGCAGTGCGGCCTCAGAGCTGCGGGATGGCAAGAAGCCGCCGGCCACTACGGTGAGGAAGGTTCCTACCTGTCCGTAGCCGACATCGTGGACCCGGGGTCCCTGGCCAAGGTGCGTGCCAGCAAGCAGGCAGCAAAGGCAGCCGCCAAAGCGGCAAAGGCCCCGGCCTCCTGA